Proteins from a single region of Allocatelliglobosispora scoriae:
- the asnB gene encoding asparagine synthase (glutamine-hydrolyzing), whose protein sequence is MCGVTGCIDWSTEVIDPAVIGAMTDTLQLRGPDDSGTWHAPHVALGHTRLAIIDLATGSQPMVFTGKHGKPVALVFSGEIYNYRELRDELRRRGRAFRTTSDTEVLWHAYDEWGAGCVEHLNGMFAFAVWDGHAQELLLVRDRLGIKPLFYFRTPHGVVFGSELKAVLAHPEVPAEVDEQGLNELFAMAPMTTPGTAVFKDMIEVRPGWLVRVNRSGVREHRYWQLESRPHTDDLPATVAYIRELFDDIIARQSVADRPVAALLSGGVDSSATAAALAKVFAASGEPLPTFSIDYKLEDGVRYSSSSLHLDSDAPFAEMVAKHIGSDHTAWQVSTDDLVGAQQESRRAMDLPSLPHVNVSLLLLFRRIAEYGPVAISGEVADEIFRGYRWHRDPDHYAHAGFPWASTYPPAMGLLARGVRRQLDPERYLRDRYLAALDDVPHLAGETGDDRRRREVTHLTITHYLRFLLARKDRASMAAGVEARVPFGDHRLVEYAWNIPNEILTAGGMEKGVLRMAIGDLLPREVAWRPKSGYPVAQTRRYQKVLWGRLRDVLAEPDAPLLTLVDHDRVHALLDGSAGDLSTWDSFLHVSYLLDVNDWLTEYNVRIR, encoded by the coding sequence ATGTGCGGGGTTACCGGATGTATCGACTGGTCAACCGAGGTTATCGACCCGGCCGTGATCGGAGCGATGACCGACACCCTGCAACTGCGCGGCCCGGACGACTCGGGAACATGGCACGCGCCGCACGTGGCGCTCGGGCATACCCGGCTCGCCATCATCGATCTGGCGACCGGATCGCAGCCCATGGTCTTCACCGGCAAGCACGGCAAACCGGTGGCGCTGGTCTTCAGCGGAGAGATCTACAACTACCGAGAGTTGCGGGATGAGCTGCGCCGCCGGGGCCGCGCCTTCCGCACCACCTCCGACACCGAGGTGCTCTGGCACGCCTACGACGAGTGGGGTGCCGGCTGCGTCGAGCACCTCAACGGGATGTTCGCCTTCGCCGTCTGGGACGGCCACGCCCAGGAGCTGCTGCTCGTCCGCGACCGGCTCGGCATCAAGCCGCTGTTCTACTTCCGCACCCCGCACGGCGTCGTCTTCGGCTCCGAGCTCAAGGCCGTGCTCGCCCACCCGGAGGTCCCGGCCGAGGTCGACGAGCAGGGCCTCAACGAACTCTTCGCGATGGCCCCGATGACCACGCCGGGCACGGCCGTCTTCAAGGACATGATCGAGGTACGCCCGGGGTGGCTGGTCCGCGTGAACCGCTCCGGTGTCCGCGAGCACCGCTACTGGCAGCTCGAGTCGCGCCCGCACACCGACGACCTGCCGGCCACGGTGGCGTACATCCGGGAGCTTTTCGACGACATCATCGCGCGACAGTCGGTCGCGGATCGACCCGTCGCGGCCCTGCTCTCCGGCGGGGTCGACTCCAGCGCCACCGCCGCCGCGCTCGCGAAGGTCTTCGCCGCGAGCGGTGAGCCGCTGCCGACCTTCTCCATCGACTACAAGCTCGAGGACGGCGTGCGCTACTCGTCGAGTTCGCTGCACCTCGACAGCGACGCGCCCTTCGCCGAGATGGTCGCCAAGCACATCGGCTCCGACCACACCGCCTGGCAGGTGAGCACCGACGACCTCGTCGGCGCGCAGCAGGAGAGCCGCCGGGCGATGGACCTGCCGTCGCTGCCGCACGTCAACGTCTCGCTGCTGCTGCTGTTCCGCCGGATCGCCGAATACGGCCCGGTGGCTATCTCCGGCGAGGTGGCCGACGAGATCTTCCGCGGCTACCGCTGGCACCGGGACCCGGACCACTACGCCCACGCGGGCTTCCCCTGGGCGTCGACCTACCCGCCCGCGATGGGGCTGCTCGCCCGGGGTGTCCGGCGCCAGCTCGACCCGGAGCGATACCTGCGCGACCGCTACCTCGCGGCGCTCGACGACGTGCCGCACCTCGCCGGGGAGACCGGCGACGACCGGCGCCGACGCGAGGTCACCCACCTGACGATCACGCATTACCTGCGGTTCCTACTGGCGCGCAAGGACCGGGCCAGCATGGCGGCTGGGGTCGAGGCGCGGGTGCCCTTCGGCGACCACCGCCTCGTGGAGTACGCCTGGAACATCCCCAACGAGATCCTCACCGCGGGCGGGATGGAGAAGGGGGTGCTGCGGATGGCGATCGGCGATCTGCTGCCCCGGGAGGTCGCCTGGCGCCCCAAGAGCGGCTACCCGGTGGCGCAGACCCGGCGCTACCAGAAGGTGCTGTGGGGCAGGCTGCGCGACGTGCTCGCCGAGCCGGACGCCCCGCTGCTCACGCTCGTCGACCACGACCGGGTGCACGCGCTGCTGGACGGGTCCGCCGGTGATCTCTCCACCTGGGACAGCTTCCTGCACGTCTCCTACCTGCTCGACGTCAACGACTGGCTGACCGAATACAACGTCCGCATCCGCTGA